The window AACCCAACACCTTAAAGGTGGTTAAGTTGGGACAATATCGGTACAATGATGATCCACGGGCCACACTTGTCCATGTTCTAGTGGTCCTACATTCCAATCAAATATTGACACGTGGATTTATTACAACTAAAATATAAACTAAGGTTTTCTATTTTTTATGAAAAGACCTTCATGGGTCTTTGTTGAGTTTGGTTTAAGGTTTAGGGTTTGGGGTTAGGGTATAGGGGTTTAGGTTTAGGGGTTAGGGTATAGGGTCTAGGGTCTAGGGTTTAGGGATTAGGGTCTAGGGTTTAAAGTTTAAAAAGCAACAACAAACCCAAAATTATTTTTGACAAAATAGCTGATGTAATTTTTCCTCAGTAAAATCCAAGTGTCAATATTTGATTGGAATGTAGAACCACGTCATACTACGTGGTCCTCCCGTAGCGCTGAAAAATTTCTCGATCAAATCAACCCAATAGCGAAATTGAAGCTACACTACCAGGACAAGCACTTTAGCCGACGAAAAAGTTTTGTCGGCCTGTTAGCTTAATTCGTCGGCTAATATCTTAGCCGACGAAGGCTCGTCGGCTAAGATTTCGTCGGGAAAGGGCCGGCGGTGATGACTTTAGCCGACGAATCTAGAATACCTCGTCGGCTATTGTCCAAGACTTTAGCCGACGAATATCTTAAATGTTTCGTCGGCTATAGTCTGAGACTTTAGCCGACGAAACATTTATTCGTCGGCTATAGTCTAAGACTTTAGCTGACGAAACATTNNNNNNNNNNNNNNNNNNNNAACCTGTGAAATTCGTCGGCTAAAGTACTGAAACTCGTCGGCTAAAGTAATGAAGCTCGTCGGCTAAAGTCCTTTGAAAATTTTGAAAATTTTCTCCCAAATTTGGTTTGCCGCCAAATTTTTTTTCGACTTTAGCCGACGACTTTTCATATATTTCCGTCGGCTAAAATCATTTGAAAATTTTCCTCCAAATTTGGTTTGCCGCCAAACAATTTTTGACCTTAGCCGACGACCTTTTTAATATCTAGTCGGCTAAAGTCTATAAATTCACGAAAACGCTCGTATCTCCCTCTATATTACATAGTTTGGTCAAACCTTCCACACGAAAAACTCTCATGTAGATGAGACGTAACCGCCTATATATAATTTTTGAGACATTTACCTTCCGACGATAGAGCTCCCCATAAGGAATAATAACGGTAAATAGGGTTGACCGGTACTATCGGCACCGAGACGTTACCCGATTTACGTGATTTTTGAACCATAGCCGTATTTCACCATTATGGACACATCTTATTTCACAAGATTTTTGATAATTTTGCTTCCTATGTAGAGTTGGTTTACAAAGTTGTATAACCTACTAAACAAGTTATACAACATTAATAGACACGTTGTGATTCCGATGACTAAAATTCACAAACCAAAATTCGACCGTCAGATATGATCATTATGACGAAAGATGTCTATGGTAAAAAATTCAACTGGATCCGACAACGTTAAGGGCTCGATCGAAACGGTTAACTCTAATCGAAAATAAGAAAACTGTATTTTGAAGCCCTAAACAGACTCGGATGGCCAAAAAGGCCCATACGTCATGGCATTAGCCATGAGTTTGACTCGTAGGGCCGTTATGCTTCCGGAAATGTATCACAATAGTCAATCAGACACCAAACGCCAAATCTGCAGCATAGTGAATAATAAGGGTAAATCAACTATCGGCACCGAGACTTTACCGGAAAACCGTGATTTTTCAACCGTAGACGTATTTCACCATTCTGGTCATATCTTATTTCACGACTTTTTTGCGTTTGAAGGTTCTACGTATAGTTTTTTTTTTTCCAGATGAGTTGTTGTCCAAATCTGCAAATATAAGGCACTTTAGCCGACGAAATTATATTTTTCGTCGGCTAAACTTTTAAAAATTTCGTCGGCTAAAGTTTAAAAATTTCGTCGGCTAAACTTTTGAAAATTTCGTCGGCTAAAGTTCACAGACTATAGCCGACGAAAAAAATTATTTAGCCGACGAAATTTTGACCATAGCCGACGAAAATTTTAAATTAGCCGACGACGAAAAAAAAAATTCATCGGCCTGATTTTTTTATTTTCGTCTGCTAAAGCCTTTCTTCTGGTAGTGCTAGCTAGCAACAAAGGGTAAGCCTCGCGATAAATATCAAAGGCGACCGGGCATTATGGCATAAGTTTGCAATCTTATCAGCCGCAAAGTTGACCTCGCGATACATATGCCAAAAGCATATGGACCGTAATTGTTGAGCCAATTGTTTACTGTCTTCGACTAAGGTGTTAACCGTGTTAAGATGCCACGGAACAGAAGTTATTTTGCCTCGAATGCAATCAAGCAGTAATCACTTAATTTCCACAATCAGCTGACGATGATGTTGTTGCAAAAGAGCTGTGTTCCATAGAATCTGCTAGCTGCCATTTAATATGGAAAAACTTAGAACTCTTGTCTCTTGGTCTAGGTAGTTTAAGGTTAGCTTAACAGTAATTAAGGTTTTGATAGGGGAATTAAGGAACTAATAGCTGAAAAACTAAACTGTTCCAAATGGTCTCCTTTACACAACCTAGAATGTCCTTTGATGGGATCCTGGGTCTCCAAAACTTGTTTCGATGTTTCCCATTTGACTCTGCAGTTCATCTAGACGGCGAAGCCCTTAATGTCTTAGCAGAGTAATTTTTGTTTAGGAATTATTCTCAAAGTACTATGAAACTTTGGTTGAGTTTAATCTAGACCAGATTCTCAAGTATGTTGCATGAAAAGAACAAGTGGACGATGACCTAAGAGCTAAGACAAGACAATTAAAGACTGCTCCTCCAAGACCATTCGTGTCTACCAGCCAGTTCCAAGAAATAGCCAAACCTTCTTTGAGATACAATGTCTCTTTTAGTGGATAAAATTGGAACACAAATGTCCAGTGAGAATATTGATGATCGATTAGCTAGAGAATTAATATGCATATAATACTAGGAAATAACTGTTTTGATTTGTTCTAATTTGATCTTTCGACTTTCGATCAGTTTATAAAATACATGTTTCTATAGCAATCCTTTTATATCTTACAGAAATTTGGTGGAACAAATTATCTGTTAGAAGAGTTATTACTAGTTTTGAGAAACGAGTTTAATTTAATTATACATGCAATGAAGAGCTAGCTGAACCTAAGAAGAAGAAAAACATACAAACAAAACAAATTTTCTCAAAGGAGTTCAAATTCTCCTTAACTGCAATGACAAATAAAGAAATTATGTAAACTGGCTAGCTAGCTAGAATTATTCTGATATCATTCCTTTGAGCGTCATGAGACTTGGCTTGTATAATTTCTCCCCATAAGTTCCAAGGTCCCCCTTTTCTGATCATATGTTAAATCATTGCTCACTCCACTAAGAACTCCAGTTGAACCATGTTGACCCCTCGAATGTGGAGGACAATCTTTAAAAGCTTTCAAGGGAATTTTGGTTTCGTTTTTACTCCACTTGTGCTCTTCAAAATCTTCCAAGGCTAAAAAGTGAACGGTTTGCTCTACTACATCAGCAACAGCTGTGCAACCATTCCAAATGTAACACAGAACTTTTGTCAGGTCTTGGAAAACTCCCTCGGGCAGAGTAGTAGTGCAGAAACATTCTCTCCAAACATCCAAAGATTGAACTTGTATGTAATAATCTGGTCCAATCACTCTAACTATTTGGGTCAAATGTGCAACCCCTTGAGCCTTGCGTACTCCACTGAAGTATGCTTTCGACACATATCCACCGCAAGCATTCATGACAGTTTGGTTGGGGAGGATCAGAGTTCTCCACTGCTCATCTTTTCCAACAGTTAAACTTTCAAGCATGGTTCAGTACTGTGAACTTCGTTTTCTTCCCAACAAATGCAGACCACTTTACACTCACGCGTAGATGGATTAAAAGCAAAATCCATGGTGGAAGTATTGTCAGGTGCATCAGGCAAGTATACGCACTTGTTGTGCTGCAGGGTTTCTGATGCGGAAAACCCTAGAATTACTCAGACTTCTTTTTGAATCAATGAATACCATCGCTTGCACACACACTTGTACCTTAGCAAAGACTCGACTGGCAACCAGCTCAAAATCTCAATGATGGTATCGAAAGGTAGTTCTGAGATGGCTTCGAAACTACTCCCTTTATGTCGTTTGTTCACCAGCTGCTCTTGATGTTTCATCCTGAGAATTAGAAAAAGATCTTCCACTTGTGATAGCAAAAAGGAGGACTGATGAAGAGATATAGAGATCATATGAAAGAAACCCTAATATAACGGTGAGTGATCGAGAAAAGCTAGCAATAGTGCAAACACAGATCCAATGCTATAACATTCAAGTCCAACTAGAAAACGAACTGATGCGGCCATTTAAAAAAAAAATGCAGAATTCTAATAAAACTGAGACACCGAACAATCAAATTATATATATAATAATATATAAATGTTCATTCGATGTCAAATAGAGATTACATGGCAAATCATTCCATTATCTTTCGTTCAGAAGACTTTCGTACAGAAGACAGATAAGAACATGTGGTTAGCATAGTGTAGTACGCTCCTTGCAACTATTCAAGCTCCCTTGTTTAAAAAGCGAGCCTATAACTCATTTAGGGCACTATTTATCTGATTGCTCTTTTTGGTTGTACCATTTGCCCCCTCAAGTGCATCCTGCCTATCAATTTGATTTTCTAGGCTGTGCTAGGTTTCTCGTCGTAATGTTGTTGTATTTTTTTTTTTTTAAGGTTTCTCGTTGTAATATTGTTTTGATATGTAAGATAACATATATGAATTGAAAACATCATATCTAAGCTAGATCACACTTTACCAAACCCAAAGAACAAATTGAGTTATTGGATGAGATCTTTGTAATTAAGATCAGTTTTTGATTGAAGATCGAGCGTAGTAATTTATATGTTCGAATACTGATATCTGCATGAAACGAAGGCTCAAAATCTTGCTAGTATTGTGGAGCCAGAATCACTAGATCAAAACTCTAGAAATAAAAACTCCTCTAGAGTGCTATCATGTCCCAACTTTTTGGCATCATGCATGTTGGTACTTGGTACTTAGTAATTACAACTACATGTCACCATCTTGAACAAGTTTGGAGTCCTCAATCCTCATCCAAATATCTATCCAATACAGTTTGAGCATGAATTTCTTATTGATACACCCTAGTTAAACATTAAAAAACAATTAAATATCTATCTTGACATAGAGGTTAAAGTGACATCCATCTTGATTCAATCGGAAAATATGTTACTAAATAAAATCACACAATATTCTAGTTAAAATAACAAATGCCAAATGACGTGATGCATATCCAAAGTGTCACAGGCTATTCTTTATCCAGAATCCACGTTAGGCCGGCTAGGGGTTCATATCCGATACTCTTCTCAATTCCGACACTGTGGGACCCAATCATACGTGCAGTCAACCCTTATCCAAAATCTCAAAACCCACCCATCCATAAAGTAATAAAACAACCGGTCAAACCCATTAGTCCCCATCCCGAACCCGACCCGGCCCATCCTGATGCTCACCTCATTGGACTAAAACCGAGGCACAGAAATAAACTACGTCGAATACGTGTGCACCACGTGCTAAACCGTGGATTCTTTTAGCAACTAGCCGTTGATTTCACGCCGGTGGGATTCTCAACTTGTAATTTTCTCTATAAATAATAGCCAACTGGAAATGCCACCAAATCCACATATCCAAAGTTCAAAACGTTTCCGAATACAGCAAAATGGAATCGACCGAGTTGATACCTGGTTTTCCCCAAGAAATCGCATACGAGTGCCTGACTCGGTTGCACTACTCGGCCCACCGAGTCGCCTCCCGAGTCTGCCGCCGATGGGGGGAGCTCATCAAAAGCAGAGACTTCTACAACCACAGAAAGCAATCCGGGCTTACCCACAAGGCCGCTTCTCTAATCCAAGCGCTTCCGGTTCGACCCGGATCAAAGCTGGCCGGGCCCGTCGTTTACGGATTGTCGGTTTTCGACCCGGAGAGGGGAGATTGGGCCCGGGTCGACCCGATTCCGAAGTACCCGGAGGGGCTGCCGCTGTTCTGTCAGGTGACGAGCTCGGAGGGGAAGCTGGTGGTGATGGGCGGGTGGGACCCGGCGAGTTACCAGCCGGTGAGGGACGTGTTCGTGTACGAGTTCACGACGCAGCGGTGGAGCAGAGGGAGGGACATGCCGGAGGTCCGGTCGTTCTTCGCCGCCGGGGAGTTCGACGGCCGGGTGTACGTCGCCGGAGGGCACGACGTGAACAAGAACGCGCTGAGGTCGGCGAGGGTTTATGACGTCAGAGCGAACGAGTGGAGCGAGTTGAGTGGGATGAGTGAGGAGCGAGACGAGTGCGAGGGGATCGTAAACGGGTCGGAGTTTTGGGTGGTGAGCGGGTACGGTACGGATATCCAGGGCGGGTTTGTGGGGAGCGCGGAGGTTTATGAGATCGGGTCGGGTCGGTGGAGGCTGGTCGAGGACGCGTGGAGGGCGAGTGAGTGTCCGAGGTCGTGCGTTGGGATTGGGATGGATGGGAAGTTGTTTTTTTGGGGGGAGAGGGATTCTGCTGTGAAGTCTGGGCCGTGCGGAGTGGAGTTGGGCCGGTGGGCCTTTGTGTCCGGGTCGGGTTACCAAGGTGGGCCGCATGAGTTCTTTTTGACTGAAAGGGAAAATGGCAAGTTGAAGAAGGTGGATGTGTGTGAGGAGTTCTCTGGGTTTGTTCAGTCTGGTTGCTTCGTGGAGATATGAGTGCTCTGGCTGTGCTTTATAGAATTATAGCAAAGTTTATAAAACTTTTGTATAGAGTTGGAAGCAGTTTTCTTGTTTGTATTAGGAAGAGCAAGATGTAAAAGCATTAAAGTTCTTTACATCGTGTGTAAAATATATGCAGTTCAACTGTTCAAGAGTTCCAGGCTGCTGGAAGTCTGAAACACAAGTTAAAACTCTGGCTTCGCCGACCGGTGATAGATAGATACAGTGCTATGTTAGATACAGTGACTGGCCGACTTCTGGAACCACATCCAAACCAATCAAGTAGGTGAACCAAATGCAAAATGCCGGGGAGAGAAGCCTTGGCCTCTGGAGCTCCCTAAGAAGCATGCATCATACATCGTATGTTAATTAACTGTTAAGAGTCTTGGTTTTTCTGTCCCATGAACAAGGTACATGGGACATGTTAGATTTGGAAATGCCGCAAGGCAGTCAACTTAACATTGAACCACAACCACCACAATTCAGTTACTGATAAATAAAATAAATATTCATTTCAAACCCATAAGGAGATTCAAACAGAACAAGTTGATCACCATAAAACAAGCTTGAACAAACAGTACTTAAATACCAGGACAGCAGCTGCCAGCTGGTATCGACATACATCTCACAGGGGTACCAATGTTTATTCATACCACAGTTTCTAACTTAAGATTTTCTAGCTAATGATCAGGCAGTCACTCTATCAAGAACTCAGCGAGAGTAGTCCAGGCTCCGACTGCGGCTCCTGCTATAACTCCGACTTCGGCTACGGCACCTTGAACCATAGGGAGACCGTGAGTATGATGGCTCCCTGTACCTCCTATCTCTTGGTGAAATCGACCTGTTATCATATTTGAAATATCATCATCAGTTCAGGTATCATTGGATGCATTTTTGCTCCTGTCCAGTGGACAATAGAAAAGTTTTAAAACAAACATATAAATTAGCACATACCTTGAGTACCGCCTTCTCCTAGAGGAGGGTGAATAATAATCTGGACTTCGAGAGCAAGTCTGAGAACAGTGTGGTGAATGAGAATAACCACTCCGCCTACTGTCATATGACCGACCCCTGGTAACAAATAATTACAAGAGATTAGGTAATTCAATAAGTTAAATTGATGTTGAGGGCATTTGCTTCGCTAATGAACTAGTTTAAGTATGAAATCCATCAAAGGTTGATATCAAAATCAAACTTTCATTAAGTATATCTTACCGGTCTCTTGCTCTCATCTCCGAAGGTTTCTTTCTATTCTCCTCAGCAAATACAACTGTCAATTCCCGGCCAAGAAGAATCTGCCCATCCATATGATACTTGGCATCTGCAGCATCAGCAGGGTCTACAAACTGAACAAACCCAAAGCCACGTGGATCCCTGCACCATAATAATATTTAAATTATAACAATAAAAACACACCATCTGCTCACAACAATTTACCGACTGAAGCCAATGTGTTCATGATATTTAATAGAAGATCCAAACTCCACCAGGTTTACACTGAGAACCCAAAGCACATATAATTGACCAACACCTTTTAGAAATCAAGTCAAAACATCACGTGGCCGCTAACCTTGTTGGAGGCATAGATAAAATTGAGTTGAAATTCTTCAAGACTTCAATGTATTCAAACAAAGTTTCTTCAAATCTTCAAGTACCAATAAGACCATCTTGACCGCTCTTATTTACTCGATATGTCTCTTCAACACAACAGTCTTACTACTTCAATCTTCTCTTCAACACAGTTCTCTTATTACTTCATTCTTCTCTTCAACACTTTCAATAAAACAACCAAATTCCCACAAAGCGATTGTAAATAAGCAATTACAAAAAAAGAACGAAAAAAATTCACTCAAAACACAACAATGAAACTCGCTCGATTCACAAACATGCAAGTTTAGTTCCATCCTATGCTCCACCACAATACTAACACAGAGCGACTCTTACAAATACAAACATATTGTTTTACTAAACATCCTAATTTCACAATAAAAAGCATGCTTACCCAGTATAATAATCCCTAGGCAAGTAGATATCCTTGAGCGGACCAAATTGCTCGAACGGCCTGCGTAAGTCCTCCGGCCTGCAAACCAAATACAATTGATAAAATCCATATCTAAAAATAATGGTCAAGGGGTAAATCAAGCACAGAAATTATCGTAATCAAATAAAGCTGCAAAATATACAGAAAGGCAAAACACTCAAGTTCCTCATTCCAAACAAAAGTTCCAGCTTTACCAATTATGTTTCAAAAGATTTTAACTTCTAATCAGAACAAACGAAAACCCAATCACCCCAAATCCAACTGATCCACCACTCCAATTGCACAAATCTAAATCAATAAGTTTCTAATTGATGCAACGAACCCCAATTACACAAATCCAAATCAAACACAGCAATAATTGACGAATAATCCTAAAACAATACAGAAATTGAAGAATAAATAGAGAAAATTAGATGATTACATACCGGCAATCATGGCGAAGATTGCGAACCAAGAGACTGGTCGGAAGATCCCTAGCGCGGCTTCCTCTGTAGCGGCCTTTAGGGCTAGGGCTACGACGTCGTCTGCTGTAACCCCTCGGCGGTGGTGATGGGCTGTAACTGTAGCTTCTCCCCCTCATTCTTCTCTCTCACCTAACCACACCAAAATTGAAGACTATTCAATCGAAAATTGTTGAAAAACAAATCGAAAATCAAGATGAAAATTTGAAGGGAGGACAAGGAAAGGAAGGTACCGTGAAAACAAGAGGCTGTGGGGGGTTGTGATGGTGGTGATTGAATGGTTGTGGCTTCGGCTCTGAGAGATGGATGGCCTTTTAAACGTGTAACGTACAAGAAGGTTCTCGAGTTATGTGTAGCTGGTTTTGTTTCTCTACTTTTGGGGTTAATTATTTTGATGTTGATTGGGCCAAATCCAACCGTTCATGTGTTGATGTTACGGTCAAATTTGTTTGATTCAATTTCTACTGGTCAAATTTAAACTTGCACGCAACCAAACACCAATGAGCAAACACTATTACTCTGGTGACTTTGTAACTTTTCACGTAGAGGTGACATAATAAAGAGATCAGTAGACATATAACACGTATAATACCTTAATACTCTAACATGTTGCCGCCCGATAATATATTCATCCACATTTTGTTTCACCCTACTTTGTTTCACCCTAGCACTAGGCGGCAACGACCATTTGACGGAGCAAAAAACTCGCCTCCTATTTAGAGCAGACAAAACACGTTGAGTGCATACACCAACACAAAGCTCATCAAGCCTTAAACAGCTTAAATAAGGACTTATTGCTCGCATAAAACAAAAATTAACTAAACGATATAAATAAACAAAAATGTTAATTAAAATATAAATAAAACAGAGCCAGGACCCAAAAAGTAACACAAGCTCATCTTTTTGCCGAAAAAGGACCCACATATAGAGTTCAAGCCTTAGAGATTTGATTAGGTGGGCTGAGCCCAAGCCTCTCGGGAAAAGCTTGACATGTCGCACCATCACCCCTACCTCACCACCTTTGTTGCCAGACTAGCGGTGTATTCTTCTCCCTCCAACCAACAACGAGCAATGCCAACCCGCCACCGATCACCTCCTCGCGCTAGGAACTTCCAGATTCAGATCAGGGATCATATTTCCTTCTTCAACCCAACAAACCGTGTCTAATCGAAGCGGACGCAACCTGCCAGACTCCAAGATCCACCAATCTCCGTCCCGGCCCTGTGAAACCCTGGAAGACCTCCGATCTCCACTCGCATCCCCAGCTTGATCACAGCCTCCAAGCGATACAAAGGAGAGAGAAAACCTCCTTTTTTTTTTCTCTGAGTCAAAGACTTGTCCTACCAAACCCGTTCATTTGTACCTAGCGTGCGCCGACTAGGCTGGAACGAGAGGCAAGGTGCACACTACTTGAAAAAAAATAATTAGGAGACGGAATTAAAACAATTTCGTAGCCTAAGTTACACTTAGGAGACGGAATGCAACTCTGTAGCCTAAGTGTCCACTTAGGTGATGGAACAATATTCCGTCTCTTAAGTTTTACTAAGACAACGGAATTATTTTCTTAGAAGACCAAATTTTTAAAAAAATAAATAAATTAAAAATATTAAACACTTAGGAGACAGAATGAATATTTCGTCTCCTAAGTACCTCTTAGGCAACGGATTTATTTTACTTAGGAGAAATGTTTTTTTAAAAAAATAATTTTAAAAATATTAAACACTTAGGAGACGGAATGAATATTTCGTCTCCTAAGTACCTCTTAGGCGACGGATTTATTTTACTTAGGAGACGAAATTATTATTTTTTTTTAAAATTAATCAAAAATATTAATCACTTAGACGACGGAATAGTATTTCGTCTCCTAAGTAAGTCTTAGGTGACGGAAATGCTTTCTTAATCGACGGAATTCTTTTTTTAATATAATGGAAAAAAATTTTACTTAAATAGAAAATATTTTCGTCACCAATTAGGAAAATTTGTATTAATTTTGAAAGGGTTAACAATTTCAAACTTAAGTTTTTGAAAATTTTGTTTTCTTTTTTATTTAAGCGCACCCTTGACTCCCTCCTTTTATCTCTCCTTTCATTAATTTCTCAAGATCTGTTACTCATAGACAGGCCCGGCCCTGGGGCAAGATGGACCAGGCCTGGGTCTAGGGCCTCAAAATTTGGGGGCCTCAAAAAATTTTATATAGGCCTGTAAAAAAAAATAGAATAAGAATATATATAAGACCTGCCGTCTCTTAGTCTCTTACTCTTTCTTTAATTCTTTTCAGTTTCCAAATCAATACAGAAGAAGATCGCGACTGTTCCTTCCAAAAGCAAAAAAAAAAAGAAAAAAGAAGAAGATTACGTCTCAGTAGAAATCAAAGAAAAAAGAAGACAAANNNNNNNNNNNNNNNNNNNNCGTTTTTTTTTTTTTTTTGGGGGGCCCTCAAATTTTTTTCTTGCCTCGGGCCTTTATGGACACAGGGCCGGCCCTGCTCATAGATTTTAAAACTATAACGGTAAATATATTTTTGACAATATAAGGTAAACAATTAACAAGGAAGAAAACATTTGACAATATTCGTATTAATTGCAATTAATAATTTTTTAATTATGTAAATATATATAAGGTAATGAAACCTTAGGAATAGATCGAAGTATTAATTGTAATTATATATATATGTAATGTAGTAATTATATCGATCAATAAGGAAAAGTAAACCTTAAAAATCGTCTTAATTAGATATATATTGTTGGTGTATTAATAAGGGAAATAAAAAGGAATTTGAAAAAAAAAAAATTTAAGCGACGAATATAGTAATTTTCGTCATCTAAGTGAAGGTCCAATAGAATCAAACGGCGCGGATCGAGTTTTCAGCCGTCAGATGAACACTAAATGACTAGATCTAAAGATCACTGTTTACCCAAACCCCAAATTCTCTTATTTATCCAAAACTAACACTCTTTCGATCCAAAAACCAACTCACTCTCTCATTCTCCTCCATTCTCCTCTTCATCGATGAAGCTGTTCTTTTCTCTTCACCTCGCCACCCAGCCCACTAGGCCGACCAACCACCACCACCGCACCCACCTCAAGCTCGTCTACTGCTTCAATGGCGCCTTCCACCTCCATCCACCCTCTGGCCTCCTCCAATCACTCTCTCTTGTGATTTTTCTCCTACTCTCCTATTCTTTTCTCACCACCACCCCTCTCCCTCTCCTCCGCCCTCTACATACCAGACCCTCCTCCTTTCCCTCCTCCCCTCCACCCCTCTTTCTCCCAACCGTTCATATCTACTTCGAGGCCGCTCCACCACCAACTCACGGCAGCAACCCCCTTCAGATCTGAGTCCTTTCCCTCCCCCCTCCACCACCTCTCTCTCCCAACCCTTCAGATCGATATTTTGGTAATCGGTGGTGGTGAAGTGGGTTTGGAGTTTTTGGTAATCGGTGATGGTTTTGGTGGCTGTTTTGGGGGTGGGGGAGGGAAGACGCACTATCTGGGTTCCGATGGAGTGGATTTGGGGTTTTTGGTCGGTTTTGGTGGTCGGTGGCGGTTTTGGTGGCGCATGGTGGCTCTTTTGGGGTGAGAAGACCGAAAGAAAAAAAAAACAGAAACTAATTAGAAAATAGATAAATAAATAAATTAAATAAAATGGAAAAGCAAATAAAAAAAATATATTGTAAACTAAAATATTATTCAATAATAAAAATGAAATATTTAATGAGTTCTTTAAATATTTTTAGTTTCGTCTCCTAAGAGCTTTGGAGACGAGAATGATTTCGTCTCCTAAGTACTTGGGAGACGGAAACCATTCTGTCTCCTAAGTAAGTAGTTAGGAAAACATTCCGTCGCCTAAGAATATCTTAATAGACGAAACCTAAGTTTCCGTCGCCTAATTACCCACCTCACGACACTTAGGAGACGAAACTTAGTTGACGGACATTCCGTCGTCTAAGTACTTAGGAGACAGAATATGTCACTTAGGAGACGAAATAGTTCCGTCTCCTAAATTCTATTTTTCAGTAGTGGCAGTCAGACAGGTGCAGGCTAGCCACTACATTCTCTCTCTAGGGTTTTTCTTTCTCTCTAGGGTTTTTCACATTCTTCTCTCTCACCTATTCCAACAAACTCACCAAAATTGAAAAGGAGCCTTAAATACACTTGAAAATTTGAAGGGAGGAGAAGGAAAGGAAGGTACCGTGTAGAGATTGGGTCGTCGGAGTCTGAAAGCAAGAGGCTGTGGGGGGTGATCAGTAACGGAGCCAGGAATTCATCCTAGGGAGGTTTCACATATAAAGTACCGATCATTACAAAAAAGAAAGAAAAAAATACTGATCATTCAATCGTATAACTGAATTATTGTATCATAAGTTAAAAGTTGAAAACACAATAACATCACACTAATATAAAATTCTTAATCAATAAGGCAACAATCCCGCAACATATCCAATTAAAAATAAAACATGAATACTTCCTAACTTAAAAATAAAATCTACTTCAAATTAGCCATATATCAAAACAAAACTCGGCGTTCCTGCATCTCTCGAAAGTCATCTACTATTGAGTCGATGTCGAATTTTTCTGCAATCTCTTTCTCAATATACATTAGTAACGAGTTTGTAAGGAAGTCATTGTCCA of the Fragaria vesca subsp. vesca linkage group LG6, FraVesHawaii_1.0, whole genome shotgun sequence genome contains:
- the LOC101293903 gene encoding F-box/kelch-repeat protein At1g15670-like produces the protein MESTELIPGFPQEIAYECLTRLHYSAHRVASRVCRRWGELIKSRDFYNHRKQSGLTHKAASLIQALPVRPGSKLAGPVVYGLSVFDPERGDWARVDPIPKYPEGLPLFCQVTSSEGKLVVMGGWDPASYQPVRDVFVYEFTTQRWSRGRDMPEVRSFFAAGEFDGRVYVAGGHDVNKNALRSARVYDVRANEWSELSGMSEERDECEGIVNGSEFWVVSGYGTDIQGGFVGSAEVYEIGSGRWRLVEDAWRASECPRSCVGIGMDGKLFFWGERDSAVKSGPCGVELGRWAFVSGSGYQGGPHEFFLTERENGKLKKVDVCEEFSGFVQSGCFVEI
- the LOC101294192 gene encoding serine/arginine-rich splicing factor 33-like, which translates into the protein MRGRSYSYSPSPPPRGYSRRRRSPSPKGRYRGSRARDLPTSLLVRNLRHDCRPEDLRRPFEQFGPLKDIYLPRDYYTGDPRGFGFVQFVDPADAADAKYHMDGQILLGRELTVVFAEENRKKPSEMRARDRGRSYDSRRSGYSHSPHCSQTCSRSPDYYSPSSRRRRYSRSISPRDRRYREPSYSRSPYGSRCRSRSRSYSRSRSRSLDYSR